Proteins from a genomic interval of Bradyrhizobium sp. CCGB01:
- a CDS encoding lipid A biosynthesis lauroyl acyltransferase, producing MALISLGTKIRARNAAKSIGGGLIGAATVGMLRTTRHFDPAKTSDFFARVVKLIGPRLREHRIGRANLAAAFPEKSPEEIERILMGVWDNLGRVGAEFAHMDHVWDYDREHPEKSKIELPQRSVELFDQIRDDGKPALIFASHLANWELPALAAVAHGLDAAILYRRPNIASADRIIQEMRQVNMGTLIPAGRDAPLRLAQALKDGKHVAMLIDQYLTGGVEVTFFGRKTRANPMLARLLRQVDCPIHGVRVIRKPGNRFAAELTEEIQPVRDADGKIDIQGTTQAITSVVEGWVREHPEQWLWLHRRWR from the coding sequence TCGGCGCCGCCACCGTCGGCATGTTGCGCACCACGCGCCATTTCGATCCGGCCAAGACCTCGGATTTTTTCGCGCGCGTCGTCAAGCTGATCGGGCCGCGCCTGCGCGAGCACCGCATCGGCCGCGCCAACCTCGCCGCCGCCTTTCCCGAGAAGTCGCCGGAAGAGATCGAACGGATCCTGATGGGCGTGTGGGACAATCTCGGCCGCGTCGGCGCCGAATTCGCCCATATGGACCATGTCTGGGATTACGACCGCGAGCATCCGGAGAAGAGCAAGATCGAACTGCCCCAGCGCAGCGTCGAGCTGTTCGACCAGATCCGCGACGACGGCAAGCCGGCGCTGATCTTCGCCTCGCATCTGGCCAACTGGGAATTGCCGGCGCTCGCCGCTGTCGCGCACGGGCTCGACGCCGCAATCCTCTACCGCCGGCCGAACATCGCCTCTGCCGACCGCATCATCCAGGAGATGCGCCAGGTCAACATGGGCACGCTGATCCCTGCCGGCCGCGACGCTCCGCTGCGGCTCGCGCAGGCGCTGAAGGACGGCAAGCACGTCGCCATGCTGATCGACCAGTATCTGACCGGCGGCGTCGAGGTCACCTTCTTCGGCCGCAAGACCCGCGCCAATCCGATGCTGGCCCGCCTGCTCCGCCAGGTCGACTGCCCGATCCACGGCGTCCGCGTCATCCGCAAGCCCGGCAACCGCTTCGCCGCCGAGCTCACCGAAGAGATTCAGCCGGTGCGCGATGCCGACGGCAAGATCGACATCCAGGGCACCACGCAGGCGATCACGAGCGTGGTGGAGGGCTGGGTGCGCGAGCATCCCGAGCAGTGGCTCTGGCTGCATCGCAGGTGGCGGTAG
- a CDS encoding winged helix-turn-helix domain-containing protein, translated as MGDKLLRFAGFELDQQRAELRGADGVAIKLRPKTFEMLRVFATSGGRVLTKQKLMEAVWPNVHVGEDSLFQCIRELRTALGDERRQLIKLASGGGYSLTAEVLAEPVSIPAEVEQLPLAGLVQSAPVLPAEAAAATAAPERFILGFPRRAAVVAATGLCAIILAIAAAVPVWKPELLSRRAPPRLAVMPIVDASNDPRGAMMAAEVTGRLTDGFAKIQNISVVAPRPSAVAGADKASASVTSPDYEVRGELQQTDQSWTLRARIIKAGTGEVQSVVAASVNAHEADAQLQQSRLVAGVGHVLARRLNDVLESNAPSARARGASAGGDKVAIEQAIASINQTTRERFGMAQSMLQKALADEPDNLDIAVALSSLQLRGIQMAWFSPDEAVAVEANANATLQQALRSKPNSIPVLEAYCRFLSATNHFVESLVTCAKALSFDPWNGPALYLIGLGQIHLGRFDDAIATFRQADRYDTPPSSRWTWLLGAGWATLLKGQGEEALPWLQRSIAITSASGRSHMLLAAALYRAGRKEEATAAIEEGLRLRPGTTRLNVSPPKGNTSPAFLEASARVVQSMVDAGLPEQ; from the coding sequence TTGGGGGACAAGTTGCTTCGCTTCGCCGGTTTCGAGCTGGATCAGCAGCGCGCAGAGCTGCGTGGGGCCGATGGCGTTGCGATCAAGCTCCGGCCCAAGACCTTCGAGATGCTGCGCGTGTTCGCGACCAGCGGCGGCCGGGTCCTGACCAAGCAGAAGCTGATGGAGGCGGTCTGGCCGAACGTCCATGTCGGCGAGGACAGCCTGTTTCAATGCATCCGGGAGCTTCGCACCGCGCTTGGCGACGAACGGCGGCAGCTCATCAAGCTCGCCTCGGGCGGCGGCTATTCGCTGACGGCGGAGGTTCTGGCCGAACCGGTTTCCATCCCCGCCGAGGTCGAGCAGCTTCCCTTGGCCGGGCTGGTGCAAAGCGCCCCAGTGCTGCCGGCCGAGGCTGCGGCCGCAACTGCGGCGCCGGAACGTTTCATCCTGGGATTCCCCCGGCGTGCTGCGGTCGTTGCCGCGACGGGGCTCTGCGCCATCATCCTCGCAATTGCGGCGGCCGTGCCGGTGTGGAAGCCGGAGCTGCTGTCCAGGCGGGCGCCGCCGCGTCTCGCCGTGATGCCGATCGTTGACGCCAGCAACGACCCGCGCGGCGCGATGATGGCGGCGGAGGTCACCGGCCGTCTCACGGACGGTTTTGCGAAGATCCAGAACATCAGCGTCGTGGCGCCGCGCCCGTCGGCGGTGGCGGGGGCCGACAAGGCCAGTGCGTCCGTGACGTCACCGGACTACGAAGTTCGCGGCGAGTTGCAGCAAACCGATCAGTCCTGGACGCTGCGCGCGCGCATCATCAAGGCGGGCACCGGCGAGGTTCAGTCGGTCGTCGCCGCATCTGTCAACGCGCACGAAGCGGATGCGCAGCTGCAACAGTCGCGTCTCGTCGCCGGGGTCGGTCATGTGCTGGCGCGGCGCCTCAACGACGTGCTGGAGTCGAACGCGCCGTCCGCACGCGCGCGCGGGGCGTCGGCCGGAGGCGACAAAGTCGCGATCGAGCAGGCCATCGCGTCGATCAACCAGACCACGCGCGAGCGCTTCGGCATGGCACAGAGCATGCTGCAAAAGGCGCTCGCTGACGAGCCCGACAATCTCGACATCGCCGTTGCGCTGTCTTCGCTGCAACTGCGCGGCATCCAGATGGCCTGGTTCAGCCCCGATGAGGCTGTCGCGGTCGAGGCCAACGCCAACGCGACGCTCCAGCAGGCATTGCGGTCGAAGCCGAATTCGATCCCGGTGCTCGAAGCCTATTGCCGCTTCCTCAGCGCGACCAATCATTTCGTCGAAAGTCTCGTCACCTGCGCCAAGGCGCTGAGCTTCGATCCGTGGAACGGACCTGCGCTCTATCTGATCGGCCTCGGGCAGATCCATCTCGGCCGCTTCGACGACGCGATCGCGACGTTCCGCCAGGCCGATCGCTACGACACGCCGCCGTCCTCCCGCTGGACCTGGCTGCTTGGCGCGGGCTGGGCGACGCTCTTGAAGGGGCAGGGCGAGGAAGCGTTGCCCTGGTTGCAGCGTTCGATCGCGATCACGTCGGCGTCCGGCCGCTCGCACATGCTGCTTGCGGCGGCCCTTTATAGGGCAGGCCGGAAGGAGGAGGCCACGGCGGCGATCGAGGAGGGTCTGAGGCTGCGGCCCGGCACGACCAGGCTCAACGTCTCGCCGCCGAAGGGGAATACGAGTCCGGCGTTTCTCGAGGCGTCCGCTCGCGTCGTCCAGTCCATGGTGGATGCAGGTCTGCCGGAGCAGTGA